From Polaribacter butkevichii, a single genomic window includes:
- the gndA gene encoding NADP-dependent phosphogluconate dehydrogenase, translated as MLQKKSTIIFIMGVSGVGKSTIGNLLSEKLNIPFFDGDDFHPEENILKMSKGEALNDNDRLGWLQTLNKLAKEQLKKGGCIIVCSALKEKYRDILNAKIKENAKWVFLNGSFEQIKERVNNRKGHFMSSDLLKSQFDILETPKNAIDININLTPNNIVEMISKEILKKSEFGLFGLGVMGKSLSRNLANKGFNISLFNRHIKDTEEDVAKNFKNEFKELSTSLPFDNIEAFVNSLEKPRKIMLMVNAGKIVDDVIEDLLPFLDAGDILIDGGNSNYNKTKERFDYLKSKNIHFVGAGVSGGEEGALKGPSIMPGCPKEVYKNVQPFLEAIAAKDANNLPCCTHIGTEGSGHFVKMVHNGIEYVEMQLLAEVFVMLKALGKNPDEIANILESWKATTNSYLLEITVDILRKKEGDDWLVHKIMDKAGNKGTGNWTTIATAELGVPSTMIASALFARYTSFYKEERVNASESFKENTTQNLNLTTGDILEGYQFARIINHYQGLKLIQEASKSYHWDLNLSELARIWTNGCIIKSDLMVELVTVFKSTDNLLTDKSIIQKIKALKPSIKKVVSEGVLNELAVPNFSESINFLNSFAVANSSANLIQAQRDYFGAHTYQRINDDSNKFYHTEWNN; from the coding sequence ATGCTTCAAAAAAAATCAACAATTATCTTTATTATGGGAGTTTCTGGGGTTGGTAAAAGCACCATAGGAAACTTGCTATCAGAAAAATTAAACATTCCGTTTTTTGATGGAGATGATTTTCATCCCGAAGAAAATATTTTAAAAATGTCTAAAGGAGAGGCATTAAATGATAATGACAGATTGGGTTGGTTACAAACCTTAAATAAACTTGCCAAAGAGCAATTAAAAAAAGGCGGTTGTATTATTGTTTGTTCTGCTTTAAAAGAAAAATATCGCGATATTTTAAATGCAAAAATAAAAGAAAATGCAAAATGGGTTTTTCTAAATGGTTCTTTCGAGCAAATAAAAGAAAGAGTAAACAATCGTAAAGGGCATTTTATGAGTTCTGATTTGTTAAAATCTCAATTCGATATTTTAGAAACTCCCAAAAACGCCATTGATATAAATATAAATTTAACACCAAATAATATAGTAGAAATGATTAGTAAGGAAATCTTAAAAAAGTCAGAATTTGGTTTATTCGGATTAGGGGTTATGGGTAAAAGCCTTAGTAGAAACCTAGCAAATAAAGGGTTTAACATATCTCTATTTAACAGACACATTAAAGACACAGAAGAAGATGTTGCAAAAAACTTTAAAAATGAATTTAAAGAATTGTCAACAAGTCTTCCTTTTGATAATATAGAAGCATTTGTAAATTCTCTAGAAAAACCCAGAAAAATCATGTTAATGGTAAATGCTGGTAAAATTGTAGATGATGTTATAGAAGATCTTTTGCCGTTTTTAGATGCTGGAGATATTTTAATAGATGGTGGTAATTCTAACTACAACAAAACAAAAGAACGTTTTGATTATTTAAAATCTAAAAACATCCATTTTGTTGGTGCCGGAGTTTCTGGTGGAGAAGAAGGTGCATTAAAAGGTCCTTCTATTATGCCTGGGTGTCCTAAAGAAGTTTACAAAAATGTACAACCTTTTTTAGAAGCCATTGCCGCTAAAGATGCTAATAATTTGCCTTGTTGTACTCATATAGGAACCGAAGGAAGTGGCCATTTTGTAAAAATGGTACACAACGGAATTGAGTATGTAGAAATGCAATTATTAGCAGAAGTGTTTGTAATGTTAAAAGCATTAGGTAAAAACCCAGATGAAATAGCTAATATTTTAGAATCATGGAAAGCAACTACCAACAGTTATTTATTAGAAATAACTGTTGACATCCTAAGAAAAAAAGAAGGAGATGACTGGTTAGTTCATAAAATAATGGACAAAGCAGGCAATAAAGGAACAGGAAACTGGACCACCATTGCCACTGCAGAATTAGGAGTGCCTAGTACCATGATTGCTTCTGCATTGTTTGCGAGATACACTTCTTTTTATAAAGAGGAACGTGTGAATGCTAGTGAAAGCTTTAAAGAAAATACGACACAAAATTTAAACTTAACTACGGGTGATATTTTAGAAGGATATCAATTTGCAAGAATTATAAATCATTACCAAGGATTAAAATTAATTCAAGAGGCTTCTAAAAGTTATCATTGGGATTTAAACTTAAGCGAATTGGCTAGAATTTGGACAAATGGTTGCATCATTAAATCTGACTTAATGGTAGAATTGGTTACGGTATTTAAATCGACCGATAATTTATTGACGGATAAAAGCATAATTCAAAAGATAAAAGCATTAAAACCAAGCATCAAAAAAGTGGTTTCTGAGGGTGTTTTAAACGAATTAGCAGTTCCTAATTTTAGCGAATCTATTAATTTCTTAAACAGTTTTGCAGTTGCAAATTCATCAGCAAATTTAATACAAGCACAACGCGATTATTTTGGAGCGCACACCTATCAAAGAATTAATGACGATTCTAATAAATTCTATCATACAGAGTGGAATAATTAA
- a CDS encoding outer membrane beta-barrel protein, with amino-acid sequence MNQNNLDKLFQEQLNNLEATPNKRVWNNIESKLKKKKRRVVPFWWFASGIAAMLLLGLFLFPFSDDKTDAIKTDSKIIITESPKKELEIIDNFKVDAVIKNETRKEEMFVVDKKLNASSIKPKRNTSKNTENKNNLVSTKNAMKKNFLADKFTKITEGSVKNKQIILDENNVVIAENKNTGIEKKVTQIDKESLKNKVDLNKFIEKKDSVFSTKSLKKKWSIAPVFAVLKSNSFSSGSPINEHLSNSTKGKSSFSYGFKIGYQITERWSIQSGVHLQEMGFKNNQVTAVPSISKSSLPVVFNNGDSFSFNEEEVSQSSDFISNSALNKTSLNGDLSQNYGYIEIPLELKYNFLNTKKFNTQVVVGFSSLFLNKNTVNFTTSIISTSGKSKNLNNINFSGNLGFDLNYSLNKKWSLNLTPMFKAQLHTFSEDVNGFSPFNLGVYSGIKYKF; translated from the coding sequence ATGAATCAGAATAATTTAGATAAATTGTTTCAAGAACAACTTAATAATTTGGAGGCAACTCCAAATAAAAGAGTATGGAACAATATTGAGTCTAAACTTAAAAAGAAGAAGAGGCGCGTAGTACCTTTTTGGTGGTTTGCAAGTGGCATTGCTGCAATGTTGCTTTTAGGATTGTTTTTATTTCCTTTTTCTGATGATAAAACAGATGCTATTAAAACGGATTCTAAAATTATAATTACAGAAAGCCCAAAAAAGGAATTAGAGATAATAGATAACTTTAAAGTAGATGCTGTAATTAAAAACGAAACAAGGAAAGAAGAAATGTTTGTTGTTGATAAAAAATTAAATGCTAGCTCAATAAAACCTAAAAGAAACACTAGTAAAAATACCGAGAATAAAAACAATTTAGTTAGCACAAAAAACGCTATGAAAAAGAATTTTTTAGCTGATAAATTTACAAAGATAACAGAAGGTTCTGTAAAGAATAAGCAGATTATTCTGGATGAAAACAATGTAGTGATTGCCGAAAATAAGAATACAGGTATTGAAAAAAAAGTTACGCAAATAGATAAAGAATCCCTTAAAAATAAAGTTGATTTAAATAAATTTATAGAAAAAAAGGACAGCGTTTTTTCTACAAAATCGTTAAAAAAGAAATGGTCTATTGCACCTGTTTTTGCGGTGTTAAAATCTAATTCTTTTTCAAGCGGTTCGCCTATAAACGAGCACTTATCTAACTCTACAAAAGGTAAAAGTTCTTTTTCTTATGGCTTTAAAATAGGATATCAAATTACTGAAAGGTGGAGCATTCAATCTGGTGTTCATTTACAAGAAATGGGTTTTAAAAACAATCAAGTAACTGCCGTTCCTTCAATTTCAAAAAGTTCGTTACCAGTTGTATTTAATAATGGAGATTCTTTTTCTTTTAACGAGGAAGAGGTTTCACAAAGTTCAGATTTTATAAGTAACTCTGCATTAAATAAAACCAGTTTAAATGGAGATTTAAGTCAAAATTATGGCTACATAGAAATTCCTTTAGAGTTAAAATATAATTTTTTAAACACTAAAAAATTTAATACACAGGTGGTTGTGGGGTTTAGTTCTTTGTTTTTAAATAAAAATACTGTAAACTTTACCACTTCCATTATCTCTACATCAGGTAAATCTAAAAATTTAAATAACATTAATTTTAGTGGAAACTTAGGTTTCGATCTTAATTATTCTTTAAATAAAAAGTGGTCTTTAAATTTAACCCCAATGTTTAAAGCGCAATTGCATACTTTTAGTGAAGATGTTAATGGTTTTTCTCCTTTTAATTTAGGGGTATATTCTGGTATTAAATATAAATTTTAA
- a CDS encoding acyl transferase, giving the protein MENNIFNIQNQEDFKQVALSVFKHQFKNNRVYRSFCDLLYIHPSDVTKVDEIPFLPIQFFKSREVLSSTKEIQETFTSSGTTGSLTSNHYVTDIKLYEESYLKGFAHFYGNIEDYVVLALLPNYLERNGSSLVYMVDDLIKKSKNSESGFYLNNIAELAKKLTDLDQKGQKVLLIGVSFALLDLVEMQQFYLKNTIIMETGGMKGRRKELIREELHDILQNGFGVSKIHSEYGMTELLSQGYSNGNGIFDTPPWMQILTRDTEDALTIQQVGKTGGINVIDLANYNSCSFIATQDLGKVHQNGTFEIIGRFDNSDIRGCNLMVL; this is encoded by the coding sequence ATGGAAAACAATATTTTTAACATCCAAAATCAAGAAGATTTTAAGCAAGTTGCTTTATCCGTTTTTAAACATCAATTTAAAAATAATAGAGTGTACCGATCTTTTTGCGATTTATTATATATTCATCCTTCAGACGTTACAAAGGTGGATGAAATTCCGTTTTTACCGATTCAGTTTTTTAAGAGTAGAGAAGTACTTTCTTCTACCAAAGAGATTCAAGAAACTTTTACAAGCTCTGGTACCACAGGTAGCCTAACAAGCAACCATTATGTAACAGACATTAAGCTTTACGAGGAAAGTTATTTAAAAGGATTTGCTCATTTTTATGGCAATATAGAAGACTATGTAGTTTTGGCGTTATTACCAAATTATTTAGAAAGAAATGGTTCTTCTTTAGTCTATATGGTAGATGATTTAATTAAGAAATCTAAAAACTCAGAAAGCGGATTTTATCTTAATAATATAGCAGAATTAGCCAAAAAACTAACAGATTTAGACCAAAAAGGACAAAAAGTACTTTTAATAGGTGTTTCTTTTGCTTTGTTAGATTTGGTAGAAATGCAACAATTCTACCTAAAAAATACCATTATTATGGAAACAGGTGGTATGAAAGGGCGTAGAAAAGAACTCATTAGAGAAGAATTACACGATATTTTACAAAACGGATTTGGAGTTTCTAAAATTCACTCAGAATACGGAATGACAGAATTATTGAGCCAAGGATATTCTAACGGAAATGGTATTTTTGATACGCCTCCTTGGATGCAGATTCTTACCAGAGACACAGAAGATGCCTTAACCATTCAACAAGTTGGAAAAACAGGCGGAATTAATGTAATAGATTTGGCCAATTATAATTCTTGCTCTTTTATTGCTACGCAAGATTTAGGCAAGGTACACCAAAACGGAACTTTTGAGATTATTGGTCGTTTTGACAATTCTGATATTAGAGGTTGTAATTTAATGGTATTGTAA
- a CDS encoding TrkH family potassium uptake protein: MKKITKTYRKFQLSLTPQQNLLYGFLTYTIIGWALLCVPFFHKQTISIVDNLFIATSAISTTGLVTASIFDTYNGLGQFIIMLLFQIGGIGYMTFTSFILLSKKSPLTHWHHRVLNAEFTMPKGFELKDFLKSVIIFTFIVETIGALCFYIAFRQEGVEHNFAIWSSIFHSVSAFCTAGFGLYNNSFEQFSGNTSINTIISVLAISGSLGFIVVTDIWNRIVGKTKNITFTTKIIFGAIITLLSIGTAMIYFFEPSVNHLSENKLMISFFQSMTALTTVGFNTVPIGSFSLGIMLIIIFLMYVGASPSGTGGGLKTTTLTALIAIMWNRIRNNKQVTFLGKVIPLERLYVATSIFMLYASVIFISTFLLAITENLPLHQILFETTSAISTVGLSTGITGNLSTWGKLVIIFVMFIGRLGLLTFGLAILARKNKLKTIEDESDLAV, encoded by the coding sequence ATGAAAAAGATTACAAAAACATATCGAAAATTTCAATTATCACTAACTCCCCAACAAAATCTACTTTATGGTTTTTTAACTTATACTATAATAGGTTGGGCATTGCTGTGCGTCCCGTTTTTTCACAAGCAAACCATTTCAATAGTAGACAATTTGTTTATTGCCACATCGGCTATTTCAACCACCGGATTAGTAACTGCTAGTATTTTTGACACTTATAATGGCTTGGGTCAATTTATTATCATGTTGCTTTTTCAAATTGGTGGTATTGGGTATATGACTTTTACTTCCTTTATATTACTATCAAAAAAGAGTCCGTTAACACATTGGCATCACCGTGTATTAAATGCAGAATTTACCATGCCTAAAGGTTTTGAATTGAAAGATTTTTTAAAATCGGTCATCATTTTTACATTTATAGTAGAAACCATTGGTGCATTGTGTTTTTACATTGCCTTTAGACAAGAAGGAGTTGAACATAATTTTGCCATTTGGAGCAGTATTTTTCATAGTGTTTCTGCTTTTTGTACTGCTGGTTTTGGACTCTATAACAATAGCTTTGAACAATTTTCTGGTAACACTTCTATAAACACTATTATTTCTGTATTAGCCATAAGTGGATCATTAGGTTTTATTGTAGTTACCGATATTTGGAATAGAATTGTTGGTAAAACAAAAAATATCACCTTTACAACCAAAATTATTTTCGGGGCAATTATTACACTACTATCCATTGGTACAGCAATGATTTACTTTTTTGAACCTTCTGTAAATCATTTAAGCGAAAACAAACTTATGATTTCCTTTTTTCAATCTATGACTGCCTTAACTACAGTAGGTTTTAACACTGTACCAATAGGTTCGTTTTCTTTAGGTATTATGCTAATAATTATCTTTTTAATGTATGTGGGCGCTTCTCCGTCTGGTACAGGCGGTGGTTTAAAAACAACCACTTTAACAGCACTAATTGCTATAATGTGGAACAGAATTAGAAATAATAAACAAGTTACTTTTTTAGGAAAAGTAATTCCGTTAGAACGTTTATATGTAGCAACTTCCATTTTTATGTTGTATGCATCTGTTATTTTTATTTCTACCTTTTTATTAGCTATCACAGAAAATTTACCTCTTCATCAAATTTTATTTGAAACTACATCTGCTATTAGTACCGTGGGTTTAAGTACAGGCATAACTGGTAATCTAAGTACCTGGGGAAAATTGGTAATAATCTTTGTGATGTTTATAGGCAGGTTAGGCTTGCTAACTTTTGGTTTAGCTATTTTAGCTAGAAAAAACAAACTTAAAACCATTGAAGATGAAAGCGATTTGGCTGTTTAA
- a CDS encoding response regulator codes for MNKAEILIIDDEPQIRKLLQINLESNNYKVTQASTGNEGLILSANHPPELILLDIGLPDKSGHDILKELREWYNKPIIILSVLDNETDIVSALDNGATDYLTKPFRTGELLARIRSAIKRSQNTENNSVIICGSIIIDLVARIVKRNDEIIKLTSTEYNLLALFAKNEGKVLTHQYLLKEIWGYSYQTETQYLRVFVGTLRKKIEKNPNNPQHIITESGVGYRFQ; via the coding sequence ATGAATAAGGCAGAAATACTCATTATTGATGATGAACCACAAATAAGAAAATTACTTCAAATAAATTTAGAAAGTAACAATTATAAAGTAACCCAAGCCAGTACCGGAAATGAAGGCTTAATTTTATCTGCCAACCATCCACCAGAGTTAATTTTACTAGATATTGGGTTACCCGATAAAAGCGGCCACGACATTTTAAAAGAACTAAGAGAATGGTATAATAAACCTATCATTATTCTATCTGTACTAGACAATGAAACCGATATTGTTTCTGCGCTAGATAATGGTGCAACCGACTATTTAACCAAACCTTTCCGCACAGGCGAACTTTTGGCTAGAATACGTTCTGCAATAAAACGAAGTCAAAATACCGAAAATAATTCTGTTATTATTTGTGGATCTATTATCATTGATTTAGTAGCCCGCATTGTAAAACGAAATGATGAAATTATAAAACTTACATCTACAGAATATAATTTATTGGCCTTATTTGCTAAAAACGAAGGCAAAGTTTTAACACATCAATATCTTCTAAAAGAAATTTGGGGTTACAGCTATCAAACCGAAACGCAATACCTGCGTGTTTTTGTTGGTACACTTCGTAAAAAAATTGAAAAAAACCCAAATAACCCACAACATATTATTACAGAAAGCGGTGTTGGTTATCGTTTTCAATAG
- a CDS encoding isoaspartyl peptidase/L-asparaginase family protein — translation MKNAFFIILLVLISVGCKQETVPSSEEKNTTKQQHEFAIIIHGGAGTILKKNLSDEKEAAYKAKLEEAVKVGHTILKNGGTSQEAVMKTIQIMEESPLFNAGKGAVFTHEETNELDASFMDGKTLNAGAVAGVTNVKSPIELAIKVMTDSDHVMLSGKGASIFAKEKGLEIVDPSYFYTEKRFQSLQRIKNKTKTELDHNDKKAAFYDADIKNAKFGTVGCVALDKNGNIAAGTSTGGMTNKRWGRIGDAPIIGAGTYANNKTCGVSSTGWGEYFIRGMVAYDISAQMEYQNKSLKEATTDVIKNKLTKLGGTGGVIALDKNGNMSFEFNTAGMYRASMNDKDELVVKIYKE, via the coding sequence ATGAAAAATGCCTTTTTTATCATCTTGTTAGTATTAATTTCTGTAGGATGCAAACAAGAAACAGTACCATCATCCGAAGAAAAAAATACAACGAAACAACAACATGAATTTGCAATTATAATTCATGGTGGTGCAGGAACAATTTTAAAAAAGAATTTATCTGATGAAAAAGAAGCTGCTTACAAAGCAAAACTAGAAGAAGCTGTAAAAGTAGGTCATACTATTTTAAAAAACGGAGGAACAAGCCAAGAAGCAGTCATGAAAACAATACAAATAATGGAAGAATCTCCTTTATTTAACGCTGGTAAAGGAGCTGTTTTTACACATGAAGAAACTAACGAATTGGATGCCTCTTTTATGGATGGAAAAACTTTAAATGCGGGTGCTGTTGCTGGTGTAACGAATGTAAAAAGCCCTATTGAATTGGCTATAAAAGTAATGACCGATTCTGACCATGTGATGCTTTCTGGTAAAGGAGCTTCTATTTTTGCAAAAGAAAAAGGCTTAGAAATTGTAGACCCAAGTTATTTTTACACAGAAAAACGTTTTCAATCGCTGCAAAGAATAAAAAATAAAACAAAAACCGAATTAGATCATAACGATAAAAAAGCCGCTTTTTATGATGCTGATATTAAAAATGCAAAATTTGGAACAGTAGGTTGTGTTGCATTAGATAAAAATGGAAATATTGCTGCAGGTACTTCTACAGGAGGCATGACAAATAAACGTTGGGGAAGAATTGGAGACGCGCCAATTATTGGTGCAGGAACTTATGCAAATAATAAAACCTGCGGAGTATCATCTACCGGTTGGGGAGAATATTTTATAAGAGGTATGGTTGCGTATGATATTTCTGCTCAAATGGAATATCAAAATAAATCTTTAAAAGAAGCTACTACAGATGTTATTAAAAACAAACTAACAAAACTTGGAGGAACGGGTGGTGTTATTGCTTTAGATAAGAATGGAAATATGTCTTTTGAATTTAATACAGCAGGAATGTATAGAGCTTCTATGAATGATAAAGATGAATTGGTTGTTAAAATTTACAAAGAATAA
- the mscL gene encoding large conductance mechanosensitive channel protein MscL, translating into MKFKLLEEFKEFAVKGNMIDIAIGVIIGAAFNKVVSTLVKEVLMPPLAFITDGTKWENKKIILREAVLVKEKITVEEIAIGYGKLFEAGIDFLIIAFTVFMVVKAMNAMKKKADDPKNKAIVTPKNIELMNKTNELLEKQNEYLLKVLNDKK; encoded by the coding sequence ATGAAATTTAAATTATTAGAAGAATTTAAAGAGTTTGCCGTAAAAGGAAACATGATAGATATTGCTATTGGTGTTATTATTGGCGCTGCTTTTAATAAAGTAGTTAGTACCTTAGTAAAAGAAGTTTTAATGCCTCCATTAGCGTTTATAACAGATGGTACAAAGTGGGAAAACAAAAAAATTATATTAAGAGAAGCTGTTCTTGTTAAAGAGAAGATTACTGTTGAAGAAATTGCCATTGGTTATGGTAAACTATTTGAAGCAGGCATCGATTTTTTAATTATTGCTTTTACCGTTTTTATGGTTGTAAAAGCAATGAATGCCATGAAAAAGAAAGCAGACGACCCAAAAAACAAAGCTATTGTTACTCCTAAAAACATTGAGTTGATGAACAAAACCAATGAACTTTTAGAAAAACAAAATGAATATCTATTAAAGGTTTTAAATGATAAAAAATAA
- a CDS encoding sensor histidine kinase has translation MDLFKTRKYSRKKQYLISVLLITITAVLCFISINIIGYRAVALILLLVVSVNAILFDIYPVLLSSILSALIWNFFFIPPTFNLHIGTAEDALMFLMYFVIASINAVLTYKIREVERKERDEAEKEKSIKLYNTLLNSLSHELRTPIATIIGAIDTIKDPQTNISENNKNELYTEIEIASFRLNQQVENLLSMSRLEAGFIKPKIDWCDLNELVFAAIKDNADDASQHNIKFLANEQLPLFKIDNGLIQQILYNLIHNAIQHTPKNTTISIELDYNETHCIISIFDNGKGFPDNEIDNVFNKFYRLTRTSTGGTGLGLSIVKGFTEAMNGKVYLENLLQGGAKFRIEIPCEFSLNIHIENE, from the coding sequence TTGGACTTATTTAAAACAAGAAAATACAGCAGAAAAAAACAATACCTAATAAGTGTTTTACTTATTACAATAACGGCTGTATTATGTTTTATATCTATTAATATTATTGGTTACAGAGCTGTTGCCCTTATTTTGCTTTTAGTAGTTTCTGTTAATGCCATTCTTTTTGACATTTACCCTGTATTACTTTCTTCAATATTAAGTGCCTTAATTTGGAATTTCTTTTTTATTCCGCCAACATTTAATTTACACATTGGCACAGCAGAAGATGCATTAATGTTTTTAATGTATTTTGTTATTGCCTCTATAAATGCCGTTTTAACTTACAAAATTAGAGAAGTAGAACGAAAGGAAAGAGATGAGGCTGAAAAAGAAAAATCTATTAAATTATACAATACTTTACTTAATTCACTTTCTCATGAACTAAGAACCCCCATTGCAACCATAATTGGTGCAATAGACACCATTAAAGACCCCCAAACTAACATTTCTGAAAACAACAAAAATGAACTTTATACAGAGATTGAAATTGCAAGCTTTCGGTTAAACCAACAAGTAGAAAATCTTTTAAGTATGAGCAGGCTTGAGGCTGGTTTTATTAAACCCAAAATAGACTGGTGCGATTTAAACGAACTTGTTTTCGCTGCAATTAAAGACAATGCAGATGACGCTAGCCAGCATAACATTAAGTTTTTAGCAAATGAGCAGCTACCACTTTTTAAAATAGACAACGGTTTAATACAACAAATTCTTTACAACTTAATTCATAATGCTATTCAGCATACACCAAAAAACACTACTATATCAATTGAATTAGACTATAATGAAACACATTGTATTATCTCTATTTTTGATAATGGAAAAGGATTCCCTGACAATGAAATTGATAATGTTTTTAATAAATTTTACCGTTTAACAAGAACCTCTACTGGCGGAACTGGTTTAGGCCTTTCTATTGTAAAAGGCTTTACAGAAGCAATGAACGGAAAAGTTTATTTAGAAAATTTATTGCAAGGTGGCGCTAAATTTAGAATTGAAATTCCTTGTGAATTTTCACTAAACATACATATAGAAAATGAATAA
- a CDS encoding RNA polymerase sigma factor — MRPIKQEELIKECCKQNIAAQAKVYQIFSDKLFAVCLKYSRNYQDAEDNLQDSFMTIFSKIEQYKNKGSFEGWLKRITIHTVLQKYRKKSPLQFVKEVSEEVEEEEELSLETYNFSIDVLLRCIQQLPDKYRLIFNLYVLDNYSHKEIAEMLQISVGTSKSNLSRARKILRDQLEIYQNKQQKILINESE; from the coding sequence ATTAGACCCATCAAACAAGAAGAACTCATAAAGGAATGCTGCAAGCAAAATATAGCAGCGCAAGCAAAGGTTTATCAGATTTTTTCTGATAAACTCTTTGCTGTTTGTTTAAAATATTCAAGAAATTATCAAGATGCAGAAGATAATTTACAAGATAGTTTTATGACTATTTTTAGCAAAATAGAACAATATAAAAATAAAGGTTCTTTTGAGGGGTGGTTAAAAAGAATTACCATACATACTGTTTTACAAAAGTACCGAAAGAAATCTCCTTTACAATTTGTAAAAGAAGTTTCTGAAGAGGTAGAAGAAGAAGAAGAACTTAGTTTAGAAACATATAATTTTAGTATTGATGTTTTGTTGAGGTGTATTCAGCAACTTCCAGATAAGTATCGATTAATATTTAACTTATATGTTTTAGATAATTATTCTCATAAAGAGATTGCAGAAATGTTGCAAATTTCTGTTGGAACCTCAAAATCTAACTTGTCTAGAGCAAGAAAAATCTTGAGAGATCAGTTAGAAATTTATCAAAATAAACAACAGAAAATACTCATAAATGAATCAGAATAA
- a CDS encoding DUF4377 domain-containing protein, which produces MKLKTIMLAIFILMVSCEKNDFGLNNKTLVIASEKVDCVGISPQKCFLVREVDKQDWHFFYDSIIGFTYEAGFEYEILISEKELENPPADASSIEYKLIRIISKIEKTSENLPN; this is translated from the coding sequence ATGAAATTAAAAACTATAATGCTAGCAATTTTTATTTTGATGGTTTCATGCGAAAAAAATGATTTTGGGTTAAATAATAAAACACTTGTAATTGCATCAGAAAAAGTAGATTGTGTGGGTATTTCTCCTCAAAAATGTTTTTTAGTAAGAGAAGTAGATAAACAAGATTGGCACTTTTTTTATGATTCAATAATCGGTTTTACGTATGAAGCAGGTTTCGAATATGAAATTTTAATTTCTGAAAAAGAATTAGAAAATCCGCCAGCAGACGCATCATCAATAGAATATAAATTGATACGTATTATTTCTAAGATAGAAAAAACATCAGAAAATTTACCCAATTAA
- a CDS encoding MCP four helix bundle domain-containing protein — translation MVFYNKVKWVLGILMVFILIIATNLIDRNNFSRVKDSVVAIYKDRLIAKDLIFKMSNSVQEKELAVVASDSVFFSNRNKKVSQDIQDFVKLFEQTNLTLQEKKIFSDYKNNLEILKSSETNFIQSKFADKTPLINHISSVKLNLNDLSKIQLDEGKRQMFLSEKAIDSVELFTKIEIYILIFLAILIQVIVIYKPKEN, via the coding sequence ATGGTATTCTACAACAAAGTAAAATGGGTTCTTGGTATTTTAATGGTTTTTATATTAATTATTGCAACAAATCTTATTGATAGAAACAATTTTTCTAGAGTTAAAGATTCTGTTGTTGCAATTTATAAAGATAGACTTATTGCAAAAGATTTAATCTTTAAAATGTCTAACTCAGTACAAGAAAAAGAGTTGGCTGTTGTTGCTTCAGATTCCGTATTTTTTTCAAACAGAAATAAAAAAGTTAGCCAAGATATTCAAGATTTTGTTAAGCTGTTTGAACAAACAAATCTAACACTACAAGAGAAAAAAATATTTAGTGATTATAAAAATAATTTAGAAATATTAAAAAGCTCAGAAACCAATTTCATCCAGTCTAAATTTGCTGATAAAACACCTTTAATCAATCATATTTCATCAGTAAAACTAAATCTTAATGATTTGTCAAAAATTCAGTTAGATGAAGGTAAAAGACAAATGTTTTTAAGTGAAAAAGCCATTGATTCGGTAGAGCTTTTTACAAAAATAGAAATTTATATATTGATTTTTCTTGCAATTCTAATTCAAGTAATTGTTATTTACAAACCAAAAGAAAACTAA